The window GCCCGGCCGCCACAACGTGCTCAATGCCCTGGCAGCCATCGCCATCGGCCGGGAGCTGGAGATCCCCTTCACCACGATCGCGGCGGCCCTGGCCACCTTTGCCGGTGTGCAGCGGCGGCTGCAGGTCAAGGGCGAAACGGCCGGGGTGCTGGTGGTGGACGACTACGGTCACCACCCCACCGAGATCAAGGCCACCCTGGCGGCCGTCCGTCTGGCCTGGCCCGGCCGCCGGCTGGTGGTCCTCTTTCAGCCGCACCGCTACACCCGCACCGCCGCCCTGTTCAACGAGTTCGCCAACGCCTTCCACGAGGCGGATCAGCTGGTGCTGACCGAGATCTACCCGGCCTCCGAGGCGCCGATCCCGGGAGTGACCGCTGCTGGCCTCGCCCAGGCGATCCACGAGCACGGCCACCGGAGCGTCGCGGTGCAACCGGATCTTGGCGGCCTGGCCGCCGCTGTTCTGCCCCAGCTGGCGGCAGGGGATCTGGTGCTGACCCTGGGCGCCGGCAGCATCTGGCGTTGCGGCGAGGAGCTGCTGGCGCTCCTGGCGACCCGGGACGGTGGCGGCACGCCATGCTGATGGCCCGCGCTACCGTTGCCACTGTTCTCGATGCGGCCAGGCGCCAGGATCTGGTGGCCCAGGGCTTCGGCCGCCTGCTCATGGGCTTTCCCCTGGCCCGGTTGACCAGCCTGCGGGTGGGCGGGCCGGCCGAGGCCCTGCTCTTCCCGGCCTCCTTGGGCGCCCTGGCCGCGGCCCTGGCCTGGTGCCGGCGCCATGCCGTACCCTGGCAGATCCTGGGCCGGGGCACCAACGTGCTGGTGGCGGATCAGGGGCTGGCCGGCCTGTCCCTGGTGCTGGGCCGGCGCCTGGGGGGGATTCACCTGGTGGGTGCCGGCGGCGGCCAGGCCCTGGTGCAGGTGGGGGCGGGCTGCAGCCTGGCCCGGCTGGTCGCCTGGACCGCGAGCCAGGGCCTGGCCGGCCTGGAATGGGCGGCGGGTATTCCCGGCAGCGTCGGCGGCGCCGTGGCCATGAACGCTGGCGCCTGGGGCAAGGAGATGAGCGAGGTCCTGGCTGAGGTCCTTCTGGCCGACGCCGGCGGCGGCGCGGTGGGCCGGCTGGCCGCCGGCCGGCTGGCCTTCGCCTACCGCCGGACCAGGCTGCCGGCCGGTGCCGTGGTGGGCGGCGCCCTCATCCGCCTGCGGCCGGACGAGCCGGCGGCCATCGCCGCCCGGCTTGGCCAGGTGCGGCGGCAGCGGCAGGAGCGGCAGCCCCAGGATCTGCCCTCGGCGGGCTCCTTCTTCAAGAATCCGCCCGGCCAGGCGGCAGGCCGCCTCATCGAGGCAGCGGGTCTCAAGGGGCGATGCCAGGGCGGGGCCCAGGTTTCACCCCGGCACGCCAATTTTCTGGTCAACACCGGCCACGCCCAGGCCCAGGACTTCCTGGACCTCATGACCTTCATCCAGGCCACTGTCCTCAAAGCAAGCGGGGTCTGGCTGGAGCCGGAGGTGCGGATCCTGGGCTGGGCCACGGACAAGGAGGAAGATCGATGAGGCACAGCAGCCAAAGCTGGAGCGGACGGCGGCCGCGGCCCCTGCCGTCCCGGCACGCGGATTCCGGCCTCGGCCGCCTGACCCTCCTGGGCGCGGGACTGGTCGCCCTGGTGCTGGCCCTGGTGCTGGCAGGTCTGGCCGGCGTCGGCTTTCTCGGCCGCTCGGACTTTTTCCAGATCACCGCGGTGGAGATCGACGGCCTCCGGCACGCCACCAAGGGGGAGGTGCTGGGACTGGCCGGCCTCAATGTCCATTCCAATCTCTTCACCGTGAAGCCGCGGCGTCTCAAGGCCGCCATCGCCCGCCACCCCTGGATCCGCGCCGTGCAGATCCGGCGTCACTGGCCGAACCGCCTGGCGATCGCGGTGACCGAGCGGGAGCCCGTTGCCCTGGTCAATCTGGCCCAAGGGTTGTACTATCTGGACCGGGAGGTGGAGGCCTTTGCACCGGCCTCTCCCCCCGCTGACCTGGATCTGCCGGTCGTCACCGGCCTGGAAGAGGCATCGCGCCAGGATCTCGCCTCTCTGCCTGCCCTGGCCGATGCCCTTCTCGTTCTGCGCCAGACCGAGCGGGACAGTACCGGCGTACCGAAGCAGAATCTGTCCGAGATCCATGTCGAGGCCGGCGGTGGCCTGCGGCTCTACCTGGTGGACCGACCCTTCCCCATCATCCTGGCCGCCGGGCGGGTCAAGGAGCAGTACGACAAGCTTGCGCGGGTGCTGTACGGACTGTACAAGAAGAACGAGATGCCAGAGGTGGCCTACATCCGGCTCGATCAGTCCGAGGAGCGGGTGATCGTGGGCAAGACCCTGAGCGGGCGGAGCTGATGGTCATGGGACAGCGGGAGCGGGGCGAGCTGATCGTCGGCCTGGATGTTGGCACGACCAAGATCTGTGCCGTGGTCGGTGAGGCCAAGACCACCGGCGTGGACATTATCGGCGTCGGCCTGCACCCCTCGGTGGGGCTCCGCAAGGGGGTGGTGGTCAACATCGAAAGCACCGTGGCCTCCATCCGCAAGGCGGTGGAGGAGGCGGAGCTCATGGCCGGCTGCGAGATCTCCTCGGTCTATGTGGGCATCGCCGGCTCCCACGTCAAGGGACTCAATTCCGATGGCATGATCGCGGTCAAGGATCGGGTGATCCGCCAGGCGGACATCGATCGGGTGGTGGAGCAGGCCCAGGCCCTGTCCATCCCCCTGGATCGGGAGGTCATCCACATCCTGCCCCAGGAGTTTGTCCTGGACGGCCAGGGCGGCATCCAGAACCCCCTGGGCATGACGGGGGTCCGGCTGGAGGCCCGGGTGCACATCGTGACCGGTGCCGTCACCGCGGCCCACAACCTCATCAAATGCTGCAACCAGGCCGGCCTCGACGTCAGCGACATCGTGCTCGAGTCCCTGGCCTCAGCGGCGGCGGTGCTGACGCCGGAGGAGATGGAGTTCGGGGTCGCCCTCCTGGACATCGGCGGCGGCACCTCGGATCTGGCCATCTTCCACGGTGACGCCATCAAGCACACCTTTGTCCTCGGTCTGGGGGGCAACAACCTGACCAATGACCTGGCGGTAGGGCTGCGTACCCCCATCAACGAGGCAGAGCGGCTCAAGATCAACTTCGGCTCGGCCCTGGCCTCCCTGGTGGAGAAGGACCGCTCGGTGGAGGTGCCCTCGGTGGGCAACCGCAAGCCCCGGGTGCTGTCCCAGAAGGTCCTGGGGGACATCCTGGAGCCCCGGGTGGAGGAGATCATCACCATCGTCGACCAGGAGATGGTGAAGGCCAACTGCAAGGGCCTCGTGACCTCCGGTGTGGTGCTCACCGGCGGCACCTCCCAGACCCGGCACATCGTCGAGATCGCCGAGCAGATCTTCGACCTGCCGGTGCGGGTGGGCACGCCCCGGGAGATCGGTGGCCTCAAGGGGATCGTTGACAGCCCGGCCTACGCCACGGCCGTGGGGCTGGTGCTCTATGGCACCCGCCATGAAGGCGGCCGCAAGTTCCGGATCCGGGACGAGAAGATCTTCGGCCGGGTGGCCGGA of the Thermodesulfobacteriota bacterium genome contains:
- the ftsA gene encoding cell division protein FtsA — translated: MGQRERGELIVGLDVGTTKICAVVGEAKTTGVDIIGVGLHPSVGLRKGVVVNIESTVASIRKAVEEAELMAGCEISSVYVGIAGSHVKGLNSDGMIAVKDRVIRQADIDRVVEQAQALSIPLDREVIHILPQEFVLDGQGGIQNPLGMTGVRLEARVHIVTGAVTAAHNLIKCCNQAGLDVSDIVLESLASAAAVLTPEEMEFGVALLDIGGGTSDLAIFHGDAIKHTFVLGLGGNNLTNDLAVGLRTPINEAERLKINFGSALASLVEKDRSVEVPSVGNRKPRVLSQKVLGDILEPRVEEIITIVDQEMVKANCKGLVTSGVVLTGGTSQTRHIVEIAEQIFDLPVRVGTPREIGGLKGIVDSPAYATAVGLVLYGTRHEGGRKFRIRDEKIFGRVAGRMKRWFGSLMSS
- the murB gene encoding UDP-N-acetylmuramate dehydrogenase; the protein is MLMARATVATVLDAARRQDLVAQGFGRLLMGFPLARLTSLRVGGPAEALLFPASLGALAAALAWCRRHAVPWQILGRGTNVLVADQGLAGLSLVLGRRLGGIHLVGAGGGQALVQVGAGCSLARLVAWTASQGLAGLEWAAGIPGSVGGAVAMNAGAWGKEMSEVLAEVLLADAGGGAVGRLAAGRLAFAYRRTRLPAGAVVGGALIRLRPDEPAAIAARLGQVRRQRQERQPQDLPSAGSFFKNPPGQAAGRLIEAAGLKGRCQGGAQVSPRHANFLVNTGHAQAQDFLDLMTFIQATVLKASGVWLEPEVRILGWATDKEEDR
- a CDS encoding FtsQ-type POTRA domain-containing protein translates to MRHSSQSWSGRRPRPLPSRHADSGLGRLTLLGAGLVALVLALVLAGLAGVGFLGRSDFFQITAVEIDGLRHATKGEVLGLAGLNVHSNLFTVKPRRLKAAIARHPWIRAVQIRRHWPNRLAIAVTEREPVALVNLAQGLYYLDREVEAFAPASPPADLDLPVVTGLEEASRQDLASLPALADALLVLRQTERDSTGVPKQNLSEIHVEAGGGLRLYLVDRPFPIILAAGRVKEQYDKLARVLYGLYKKNEMPEVAYIRLDQSEERVIVGKTLSGRS